Proteins encoded within one genomic window of Haematobia irritans isolate KBUSLIRL chromosome 5, ASM5000362v1, whole genome shotgun sequence:
- the LOC142238215 gene encoding uncharacterized protein LOC142238215: MDRISVPVPPDGGWGWVIVGAVALINMTNQSILSVFGLLFGSQLKVMQQETFTAALITNLNSLALNFSGLFIGPAIKSFKPRNVAICGCLMVSFGLTLCSFATEGWHFIVGYSLFVGLGLGLIAPSTFVAINSYFTTKRGRAVGVSLAGAGLGQVFIPHVVRFFLDHYGFRVAILVMSLLSLVGLIGALLLKPLTPTSVAKHNNRKHFTIIPSVTTNKNKMNSNDSVMEIKIVNNANETAMDKQKSQEVSLLSCENNEDNIYKQTTMPIEKINRNDSAVCSKVCQRLVEAMDLELLKDPVFWSIIIGMALVYTSTINFTMIFPSFLQDSVGYSTKTTATCMSIMAGADIICRLLLPCITDKLKIPYRVIFLLGTVGLLISRAALAESMDLVSIIVMSIFTGMTKSATVLNNNLTISGHCRPEKLPGGLGLNMIAKGILVITVGQVLGWIRDFTNSYVLCLHAQNALLLFVICVWTPEMCYKYYKHLKEKRHLRLQETATEGLQSPCHDMEGQKCLNSEKATSSSKPNDC; the protein is encoded by the exons ATGGATCGTATATCAGTTCCAGTGCCTCCTGATGGTGGCTGGGGTTGGGTAATAGTGGGGGCTGTGGCTTTAATAAAT atgaCAAATCAGTCTATTTTATCGGTATTTGGTTTACTATTTGGATCACAATTGAAAGTAATGCAACAGGAGACATTTACCGCTGCCTTAATAACAAATCTCAATAGTTTGGCATTGAATTTCTCAGGCCTCTTTATTGGACCTGCTATAAAAAGTTTCAAACCTCGTAATGTAGCAATTTGTGGCTGTTTAATGGTATCCTTTGGCTTAACCTTATGCTCGTTTGCCACAGAAGGATGGCATTTCATAGTGGGCTATAGTTTATTT GTCGGTTTGGGTTTAGGTCTAATAGCACCTTCAACATTTGTAGCCATTAACTCATACTTTACTACAAAACGTGGTCGTGCCGTGGGTGTATCTTTGGCTGGAGCTGGTCTCGGTCAAGTTTTTATACCTCATGTAGTACGTTTCTTCCTGGATCACTATGGCTTTcgtgttgccattttggtcatgTCTTTGCTTTCACTTGTCGGT cTCATTGGTGCTCTTTTATTGAAGCCATTAACACCAACGTCAGTGGCCAAACATAATAATCGCAAGCATTTCACAATAATACCTTCTGTTACtacgaacaaaaacaaaatgaactCGAATGATTctgttatggaaataaaaattgttaacaatGCTAATGAGACCGCGATGGATAAACAAAAATCCCAGGAAGTATCTCTATTGTCTTGTGAAAACAATGAAGATAACATTTACAAGCAAACAACGATGCCCATTGAAAAGATTAATCGTAATGATTCAGCTGTATGCAGCAAAGTCTGTCAACGTTTGGTAGAAGCCATGGACTTGGAGCTATTAAAAGATCCTGTATTTTGGAGCATAATAATTGGCATGGCTTTGGTGTATACATCGACCATAAATTTCACAATGATCTTCCCCAGTTTTTTGcag gaTTCTGTTGGATATTCCACTAAAACAACAGCAACGTGCATGTCTATCATGGCTGGTGCAGATATTATATGTCGTCTTCTATTGCCTTGTATAACggataaattaaaaataccaTATCGTGTAATTTTCTTGCTGGGAACAGTCGGCCTACTCATATCAAGAGCTG ctttggcagAATCCATGGATCTTGTCAGCATTATTGTTATGTCCATCTTTACGGGCATGACAAAATCTGCTACGGTACTCAATAATAATCTCACAATTTCGGGACATTGTAGGCCTGAAAAATTACCCGGAGGCCTTGGTTTAAATATGATTGCCAAAGGTATTCTCGTTATTACTGTTGGTCAAGTTCTCGGATGGATAAGAGATTTTACCAACTCATATGTCCTATGCTTGCATGCTCAAAATGCTTTACTTCTATTTGTGATATGCGTTTGGACACCCGAAATGTGTTACAAATATTATAAGCATTTAAAGGAGAAACGCCACCTACGTTTACAAGAAACTGCCACGGAAGGTCTTCAATCCCCATGCCATGATATGGAAGGACAAAAATGCCTTAATTCGGAGAAAGCGACGTCCTCCTCAAAACCAAATGACTGTTAG